One Scomber japonicus isolate fScoJap1 chromosome 1, fScoJap1.pri, whole genome shotgun sequence DNA window includes the following coding sequences:
- the zgc:162592 gene encoding histamine H2 receptor, producing MFTTLNISKSDDYNLSIADSQRLLELTHRSVKVSIIVVLGVMITLGNIAVLLVITSSVAGWSRSSRYFLLSLTAADSAFGLLVMPLNLWVSLIKDYSEGPDALCHVVAFCNATVYSTCMYTLASISLERYIAVFYPLKYSSLLTRRNTLLLIALAWCVPPCLLSPIPFPGAIIEVHFSTASLVCNLSYSTNVGYSLSMTCLIFFPCSIIMTYANLRVWRAAKRQRLKLRKYCGARRRRHDVASRVLVPVMAAYYTCWTPCVAALIYNALSGNSVPEWIEFVVVWLPTSNGFLNCIFYFWINRSFRRKFHLILQRLALSFCPKLAKTLGCCTTSRTQTVSGILDNNNSVHERSSSVSSTCTLLSLA from the exons ATGTTTACAACACTCAACATCTCAAAGTCTGACGACTACAACCTGTCAATTGCTGACTCTCAGAGACTGTTAGAGCTGACTCATCGGTCCGTCAAAGTAAGCATAATAGTCGTTTTGGGTGTGATGATCACTTTGGGAAATATTGCAGTTCTCCTGGTTATTACTTCCTCCGTGGCTGGATGGTCAAGAAGCTCTCGgtactttctcctctctctcactgctgcagactCAGcgtttggactgttggtcatgCCTTTGAATCTGTGGGTGAGTCTGATAAAGGACTACAGTGAGGGGCCAGATGCGCTTTGTCATGTCGTGGCCTTTTGCAATGCCACCGTGTACTCCACCTGCATGTATACGCTAGCCTCCATAAGCCTGGAGAGGTACATAGCAGTGTTTTATCCGCTGAAATACTCATCTCTGTTGACAAGAAGAAACACACTGCTCCTGATCGCCCTTGCCTGGTGCGTCCCTCCGTGTTTATTGTCGCCAATACCATTTCCAGGTGCCATTATCGAGGTTCATTTTTCCACAGCATCACTGGTCTGCAATCTATCCTACTCTACAAACGTGGGATACTCCCTAAGCATGACATGTCTTATATTCTTTCCTTGCTCCATCATCATGACATATGCAAACCTCAGAGTGTGGCGTGCTGCCaagagacagagactgaaacTGCGCAAGTACTGCGGTGCACGTCGCCGCAGACACGACGTTGCATCCAGAGTGCTCGTGCCTGTGATGGCAGCCTACTACACCTGTTGGACACCCTGCGTGGCAGCTCTCATCTACAATG CACTCTCAGGTAACAGTGTACCAGAGTGGATTGAATTTGTGGTGGTATGGCTACCAACCTCAAATGGTTTCCTCAACTGCATCTTCTACTTCTGGATCAACAGAAGCTTCCGCAGGAAATTCCACCTCATCCTGCAGAGGCTGGCTCTGTCCTTCTGCCCCAAACTGGCCAAAACCCTTGGGTGCTGCACAACTTCAAGGACACAGACTGTGTCAGGAATTCTGGATAATAACAACAGTGTCCATGAGCGGTCTTCCAGTGTGTCCTCCACCTGTACCCTGTTGAGTCTGGCGTAG